A window of Flavobacterium psychrophilum genomic DNA:
GAAGAAGCTGTTATGGAAACAGCGATGCTTGGAGAGCCTTCTGTATCCAACGCTCCACTTGCCGATTCTGATAAAGCAGCATCTGTATCGGGGGTTGCATATCCTACACAAAAAATTATAAAGAACGCCACGTTGCGTTTTGAAAGTGAAGATCTTTCGGCGACTGCTGAAAACATTTACAAAGCAGTAAAAAAGTATAAGGCTCAGTTACAAAACGACTCTGAAGGTAAAAACGATTACTCGCTTACCCGAACCATGACGGTGCGTATACCATCGCAATATTTCGAAGCTTTTCTTACCGATATAGGAAAAGGAGTTAAATACTTCGATACAAAAGAAATATCCTCTGAAGATGTTACAGAGCAATACGTAGATACAGAGGCACGTATTAAAGCTAAAAAAGTGCTGGAGCAACGTTACCTTGAACTTATAGGTAAGGCTAAAAAAGTATCGGAAATACTGGAGATTGAAAAAGAACTATCGGCCATTCGTGAGGAGATTGAGGCAAAAGAGGGGCAGTTGCGCTATATGCAAAGCCGCGTGGCGCTAAGCACGGTTAGCATAGAGTTTTATAAAGCTACTGCCGAAAAGCCCGATGCTACAGTGTCGTACGGCTCTAAAATGTGGAACGCTGTAAAATCCGGTTTTAACGGGCTTTCAAGTTTCTTTATCGGGTTGCTGTACATATGGCCTTTTATCCTTATTTTCGTAATTGCGTTTTTTATTATCAGGAAAAAATTAAAGAAAAAGAAACATGGTGAAAATGCTTAGAAAAAGATACGTGGTGCCGGTTTTGGCATCGGCGTTTTTGTTTGTGGCGGTAAGCTTTAAGAACGACTTTTTTGAAATAGCCAAACAGCTCGAAATATTTACAACACTGTATAAAACGGTAAACAATAACTATGTAGATGAGGTTAACCCGGGGCAGCTTATGGATAAAGCCATTAAAAGCATGCTTGCAGACCTTGATCCCTACACGGTTTACTTTAACGAGCAGGATGTAGTTAAATTCAAAATCAACAATACTGGCGAGTATACCGGAATTGGTGCACTGATTACCCGTAAAGAGGGTAAGCTTATTGTTAAAGAGCCATATAAAGATTACCCTGCCGATAAAGCAGGCCTCAAGGCTGGAGATGAGATTATACAGATTGGTGATGTAAATTTATCTGATTTTAAAGAAGACGCGGGAGAACTGCTTAAAGGAAGTAAAAATACCAAGGTAGATATTAAGTATATCCGTCAGGGTAAAACGTATAATACCCAAATAGTGCTTAACGAGGTTGATATTAAGGCAGTTCCTTTCTTTTCTATGATAGGTAAAGAAACGGGTTATATTGTCCTTTCACAGTTTAACAGTAAAGCATCTACCGAAACAAAAGCAGCTTTATTGCAGCTTAAGGCAGATGGCGCTAAAAATATTATACTGGACCTTCGTGGCAATCCGGGTGGTTTGTTAAATGAAGCCGTAAATGTTTGTAACCTTTTTGTGCCACAGGGCGAAATTATTGTTACCACAAAATCTAAGAATCAAAATTACAATAACACATACAAAACACAAAAAGCCCCTGTAGATCTTGATATTCCACTGGTTGTATTGGTTAACGGAAGCAGTGCTTCGGCATCAGAAATTGTTGCGGGTGCACTTCAGGATCTTGACCGTGCAGTGATTGTAGGCAGCAGGAGTTTTGGTAAAGGGTTGGTTCAGCGTCCGCTTGACCTTACTTACGGTACGCAGGTTAAAGTAACCATTTCACGTTACTATACACCATCAGGTCGTGGTATCCAGGCGCTAGATTATACGCATAAAGATGCTGATGGTAAAGCCATCCGTATCGATAAAAAAGACTACAATGCTTTTAAAACCAAAAAAGGCAGAACAGTGTATGATGGTGGAGGCATATTACCAGATGTTGAGCTTGAAGAAGCAAAACAAAGCGCAATTGCCGATGCGTTGGTGCGTAACGATGGTGTTTTTAACTATGCTACAACCTATTACTATAAAAACCCAACGCTAACAGCTGTACCGGCTGTTTCTGATACTGATTTTGAA
This region includes:
- a CDS encoding peptidase S41, with protein sequence MVKMLRKRYVVPVLASAFLFVAVSFKNDFFEIAKQLEIFTTLYKTVNNNYVDEVNPGQLMDKAIKSMLADLDPYTVYFNEQDVVKFKINNTGEYTGIGALITRKEGKLIVKEPYKDYPADKAGLKAGDEIIQIGDVNLSDFKEDAGELLKGSKNTKVDIKYIRQGKTYNTQIVLNEVDIKAVPFFSMIGKETGYIVLSQFNSKASTETKAALLQLKADGAKNIILDLRGNPGGLLNEAVNVCNLFVPQGEIIVTTKSKNQNYNNTYKTQKAPVDLDIPLVVLVNGSSASASEIVAGALQDLDRAVIVGSRSFGKGLVQRPLDLTYGTQVKVTISRYYTPSGRGIQALDYTHKDADGKAIRIDKKDYNAFKTKKGRTVYDGGGILPDVELEEAKQSAIADALVRNDGVFNYATTYYYKNPTLTAVPAVSDTDFEALKASLKKDNFQFDTETEKSLKAVMEVAKKEKIDASISAEYQQLLTALQKSEEKELNLHKQEIKQLLTDELIKRYQYKEGLYKYYTTSNTEIQKSAALLANSAEYNKILKK